One window from the genome of Candidatus Tiamatella incendiivivens encodes:
- a CDS encoding mRNA surveillance protein Pelota → MEQLNKKGRSVRLKLESEEDLWILRTLLRGGDIVTAKTTRDVKVSETGEAERRPMILTVKVRGVEFQPFSGSLRVKGVIIEGPERYGLRGSWHSFNFKPGMELEVEKPNGWSRRDLERASKKTYGGKAIVAAVDYDEYAIGLVSVQGIKILEESEIYLPGKDDPSRDQVLEKELAALARRIVEHTPRYNADAIVLVGPGFLKEMLAGRVRELVPGKKVLVDNTSMGGVKGVEEALKRDRIAEALGEVEAVRAEGIIEEFNRLLVKDHDLIAYTPADVSRVSRIGAVKKLVIVDELLYSPEDTTRMLVEEILENAEKYRADVIIVPAKSPVARRLLPLGGVIAILRYRITGDARLSTDKG, encoded by the coding sequence GTGGAGCAACTGAATAAGAAAGGGCGGAGTGTTAGGTTAAAGCTAGAGTCTGAGGAGGATCTATGGATACTTAGAACATTACTGAGAGGCGGAGATATAGTTACGGCGAAGACTACTAGGGACGTCAAAGTGTCTGAGACAGGTGAGGCTGAAAGGAGGCCTATGATACTAACAGTCAAAGTGAGAGGGGTAGAGTTCCAGCCTTTCTCAGGTAGCCTAAGGGTTAAGGGGGTGATTATAGAAGGTCCTGAAAGGTACGGTCTGAGAGGATCATGGCATTCGTTTAACTTTAAACCTGGTATGGAGCTCGAGGTTGAGAAACCTAATGGTTGGAGTAGGAGGGATCTTGAGAGGGCTTCTAAAAAAACGTATGGAGGCAAGGCTATTGTAGCTGCCGTGGATTATGACGAGTATGCTATAGGTCTTGTTAGTGTTCAAGGCATTAAGATTCTAGAGGAGTCTGAAATATATTTACCTGGTAAGGATGATCCTAGTAGAGATCAGGTTTTGGAGAAAGAACTGGCTGCCTTGGCTCGTAGAATAGTAGAGCATACTCCGCGATATAATGCGGATGCTATTGTTTTGGTCGGCCCAGGGTTCTTGAAGGAAATGTTAGCAGGACGTGTAAGGGAACTTGTTCCAGGTAAGAAGGTGTTAGTGGATAATACTAGTATGGGCGGTGTTAAGGGTGTGGAGGAGGCTTTGAAGAGGGATAGAATAGCAGAGGCTCTCGGGGAGGTTGAAGCGGTTAGAGCTGAAGGGATTATTGAGGAATTTAACAGGTTACTCGTCAAGGACCACGATCTCATCGCCTATACACCTGCTGATGTCTCTCGAGTATCCCGTATTGGAGCTGTCAAGAAACTCGTTATAGTTGACGAACTGCTCTATTCTCCAGAGGATACTACTAGAATGCTTGTAGAAGAGATCTTGGAGAATGCAGAGAAATACAGGGCTGATGTTATAATAGTACCTGCCAAATCACCCGTTGCCCGCAGACTACTGCCTCTCGGAGGTGTGATTGCTATACTTAGATATAGGATTACCGGAGACGCTAGATTAAGTACCGATAAGGGTTAA
- a CDS encoding signal peptidase I: MEKPSRVEIAGYAATIVILVLVLTMNYWLPVFTGTKTSIAVVRGYSMYPLLRTGDMVMLIHKNPEEIKPGDIVVYKSKTGNYIIHRVISSCRYNGVYYYRVWGDNNGIEDQYQYDRMWGSCIGISYGRIKGVVLTIHGSVFKIPYLGLLSFKH, from the coding sequence TTGGAGAAGCCTAGCAGAGTTGAGATAGCTGGTTATGCCGCTACAATAGTTATCTTGGTACTAGTGTTGACAATGAATTACTGGCTACCTGTATTCACGGGGACAAAAACTTCGATAGCGGTTGTAAGAGGATACAGTATGTACCCCCTCCTCAGAACAGGCGATATGGTTATGCTTATTCACAAAAATCCTGAAGAAATAAAGCCTGGTGATATAGTTGTCTACAAGAGCAAGACTGGTAACTATATTATTCACAGAGTAATCAGTTCATGTAGATATAATGGGGTTTACTATTACCGTGTATGGGGGGATAACAATGGTATTGAAGATCAGTACCAGTATGATAGAATGTGGGGTAGTTGTATAGGTATATCCTATGGGAGGATTAAGGGTGTAGTACTAACTATTCACGGCTCGGTATTCAAGATCCCGTATCTGGGTTTGCTTAGCTTCAAGCACTAA
- a CDS encoding valine--tRNA ligase encodes MVELKPRIKEKRWDIKREKEIIDKWKEEKIYTYTMNSKDTRPLLVIDTPPPYPSGKWHVAGAAHYSQIDMIARYFRLKGYNVVFPFYADRNGLPVEVKVEKTYNVNAHKMASTPEGRRKFIQLCSSFLDEVESELITIMERMGCSHTYWKNGTDSVKYRTMTQATFIELWKKGMIYEDERPVRWCPRCKTTLAEAEVEYEERKGYLYTVIYTLKETGEPLYVSTTRPELIAACRALAFNPEDERYRHLEGKTALAPIYGHELKILSHPQVDQTYGTGLMMICSYGDEDDVRMFKELGLEPRVIVNEDGRLTEEAGPLAGLKVDKARERIVELLEREGLLRDKKEITHKVPTCWRCHTPIQIIHRREYFLKQMEFLPELRKLIDKIEFKPPIHKRKLLDWMDSITMDWPISRDRYYGTEIPVWHCTSCGAKIIPEPGKYYRPWIDEPPFDKCPVCGASKDKLVGEKKTFDTWFDSSASMLYVTQWFYNKGFYERAKENTLRPQGYEIIRTWLYYSLLRVYQLTGRPSFKLIRISGMGLDQKGRAMHKSLGNVVDPEPILGQEGADAFRYWAAASAKLGYDYRFNPDVIRTGKLFATKLWNIARFISSFPVPGDSYELSNLDKAFLGLLDEYLERIDGGYSNLDVFDPIHLIYEFTWNFFASHYLELSKKTAYNRDGNYSEEVQRGTWYALHQILRRILIILSPIMPVVTDAIYRELYGGSVHKQLWPEKVGYEELADLARSIVKINNAIWGEKRKLGLKLVDSLPGKLCLAIEAPSDILSIMEEFHKARITVNTDCDGIEIAPGIKLLD; translated from the coding sequence ATGGTAGAGCTTAAGCCTAGGATCAAGGAGAAACGCTGGGATATAAAGAGAGAGAAGGAGATCATTGATAAATGGAAGGAGGAGAAGATTTACACGTACACAATGAACTCGAAGGACACCAGGCCACTCCTGGTGATAGATACTCCTCCTCCATATCCAAGTGGTAAATGGCATGTCGCCGGTGCAGCTCACTATTCCCAGATTGACATGATAGCCAGGTACTTTAGACTCAAGGGATACAACGTTGTATTCCCATTCTATGCAGATAGGAATGGTCTCCCTGTCGAAGTCAAAGTCGAGAAAACCTACAATGTGAATGCACACAAAATGGCTTCGACCCCTGAAGGGAGGAGGAAATTCATCCAACTCTGTAGCAGTTTCCTAGACGAAGTGGAAAGCGAGCTTATAACTATAATGGAGAGAATGGGTTGTAGCCATACGTATTGGAAGAATGGGACTGATAGTGTGAAATATAGAACAATGACTCAGGCAACGTTCATAGAGCTATGGAAGAAGGGGATGATTTATGAGGATGAGAGACCTGTCAGATGGTGCCCCAGGTGTAAGACCACTCTAGCTGAAGCAGAAGTCGAGTATGAGGAGAGGAAAGGCTATCTATACACTGTAATCTATACGCTAAAAGAGACAGGTGAACCTCTATACGTTTCGACTACTAGACCTGAACTCATAGCCGCATGCAGAGCTCTAGCATTTAACCCAGAAGACGAGAGATACAGGCATTTGGAGGGGAAGACGGCTCTAGCTCCTATCTATGGGCATGAACTAAAGATCCTCTCTCACCCACAGGTCGATCAAACCTACGGTACAGGTCTGATGATGATATGTAGCTATGGTGATGAAGACGATGTTAGAATGTTCAAGGAATTGGGATTAGAACCCAGGGTTATAGTCAATGAGGATGGAAGGCTAACAGAAGAGGCTGGGCCTTTAGCGGGTCTTAAGGTAGATAAGGCTAGGGAAAGGATCGTTGAATTATTAGAAAGGGAAGGATTACTACGTGATAAAAAGGAGATAACCCACAAGGTACCTACTTGCTGGAGATGCCATACCCCCATACAGATCATCCATAGAAGGGAGTATTTCCTGAAGCAAATGGAGTTCCTCCCAGAGCTAAGAAAGCTGATTGATAAAATAGAATTCAAACCACCTATACATAAAAGGAAGCTCCTCGATTGGATGGATAGTATAACAATGGACTGGCCAATATCTAGAGACAGATATTATGGTACTGAGATACCAGTATGGCATTGCACTAGTTGTGGTGCAAAAATAATCCCAGAGCCGGGGAAATATTATAGACCCTGGATAGATGAACCACCCTTTGACAAATGTCCTGTATGTGGCGCTTCTAAAGATAAACTTGTAGGTGAGAAGAAGACATTTGATACCTGGTTTGATAGTAGCGCATCAATGCTATATGTTACACAATGGTTCTATAACAAAGGTTTCTATGAGAGAGCTAAAGAAAATACCTTACGCCCTCAGGGATACGAGATCATTAGGACATGGCTATACTATAGCCTGCTAAGAGTATACCAGTTAACTGGTAGACCGTCATTCAAGTTGATTAGAATATCAGGTATGGGATTGGATCAGAAGGGTAGAGCAATGCATAAGAGCCTCGGAAATGTTGTAGACCCCGAGCCCATCCTTGGCCAAGAAGGAGCTGATGCTTTCAGATACTGGGCAGCTGCCTCAGCTAAACTAGGGTATGACTATAGATTCAATCCCGACGTGATTAGGACAGGTAAACTATTTGCAACTAAACTCTGGAACATAGCTAGGTTCATAAGTAGCTTCCCAGTACCCGGGGATAGCTACGAATTATCTAATCTAGACAAAGCATTCTTAGGCTTACTGGATGAGTATTTGGAGAGGATAGATGGAGGGTATAGTAATCTAGATGTATTTGACCCTATCCATCTAATATACGAGTTCACATGGAATTTCTTCGCAAGCCACTACTTGGAACTATCCAAGAAAACTGCCTATAATAGAGATGGAAACTATTCCGAGGAAGTGCAGAGAGGTACATGGTATGCTCTCCACCAGATTCTCCGACGAATACTAATAATTCTCTCACCAATTATGCCGGTTGTAACTGACGCTATTTACAGAGAACTCTATGGTGGGAGTGTACATAAACAGTTATGGCCTGAGAAGGTAGGATACGAGGAACTTGCAGATCTGGCAAGGAGCATAGTAAAGATAAACAATGCTATCTGGGGTGAGAAGAGAAAGCTGGGCTTGAAGCTGGTTGACAGTCTACCTGGAAAGCTATGTTTAGCTATTGAAGCCCCTAGCGATATATTAAGTATAATGGAGGAGTTCCACAAAGCACGAATAACGGTTAATACAGATTGCGATGGTATAGAAATAGCTCCTGGGATAAAATTACTTGACTAA
- the rimI gene encoding ribosomal protein S18-alanine N-acetyltransferase, whose product MIGNTRIRRATNKDLPEIYRIELEVFGDDAWHPIALGFFLHLDTARFLVYDASEIIGYAIGIVEKGGFGHVLNIAVRKDYRRKRVGALLLSRLEAELKSLGAITFYLEVRADNYNAIRFYKENIYKINGVKKKYYRDGMDALVMVKELALS is encoded by the coding sequence ATGATTGGGAACACCAGGATAAGAAGAGCTACAAACAAGGATTTGCCGGAAATTTACAGGATAGAATTAGAAGTTTTTGGGGACGACGCGTGGCATCCCATCGCCCTAGGCTTCTTCTTACATCTAGACACAGCGAGATTCCTGGTTTACGATGCCAGCGAAATCATCGGTTATGCCATAGGCATTGTTGAGAAAGGAGGATTCGGCCATGTATTGAACATTGCAGTCAGAAAAGATTATAGGAGAAAAAGAGTCGGGGCTCTTCTCTTGTCCAGGCTTGAAGCTGAGCTAAAATCATTAGGTGCAATAACTTTTTACCTCGAAGTTAGGGCGGATAATTACAATGCAATTAGGTTCTACAAGGAGAACATATATAAGATTAATGGCGTAAAGAAAAAATATTACAGAGATGGTATGGATGCATTGGTCATGGTGAAAGAGCTAGCGCTTAGCTAG
- a CDS encoding acylphosphatase: protein MVERVCLKVYVEGRVQGVFFRANTQAIAKQLGVNGWVKNLTDGRVEMHLEGTYSSVGSLVAWALKGPRHARVDRLIAVRVECKDYAVFDIMY, encoded by the coding sequence TTGGTTGAGCGTGTTTGTCTAAAGGTATATGTAGAGGGGAGAGTTCAAGGGGTTTTCTTTAGAGCTAATACGCAGGCAATTGCTAAGCAGTTAGGTGTAAATGGTTGGGTAAAGAATCTTACAGATGGACGTGTTGAAATGCATTTAGAAGGGACATACTCTAGTGTCGGGAGCCTAGTGGCTTGGGCGTTGAAGGGTCCTAGGCATGCTAGGGTGGATAGATTGATTGCTGTCAGAGTGGAATGTAAGGATTACGCTGTATTCGATATTATGTACTAA
- the aspS gene encoding aspartate--tRNA(Asn) ligase: MPIDLRLRKTAIELFSDRKLVGKELVVAGWAEHIRVIGRLVFVVLRDGTGKIQLVVRENVSQEAWKLAKKISIESAIAAKGVLKESDEAPGRRELVVSELVMLSAAEPLPIDIREPEKTILAKRLDYRYLDLRNDKIRMIFEIQADVADIFRKTLREKGFTEIFTPKILGAASEGGAEVFTVIYFKREAFLAQSPQLYKQLGVISGLERVFEIGPVFRAEPHHTPRHLTEYTSMDYEMGFINDFNQIMDVAEAFLKNATTEILHKYGDLIEKYYPNALLEPVKEIPRMPLEDVLGILKKEYGKKYPPGEDLDTEGERLLGEFLEKEYGYHAVFITRYPWGLRPFYTMPCTCAGSSSEEYCDELKPETPTCSFDLIFRGLEMTTGGQRQHGYKRLLKQIENKGINPEGLSWYVEMFKYGAPPHGGAGTGLERVVKQILGLQNIREARLLPRDPERLTP, encoded by the coding sequence TTGCCTATTGATTTACGTTTGCGGAAGACTGCTATTGAACTGTTCTCCGACCGGAAATTAGTAGGAAAGGAGCTCGTTGTCGCCGGGTGGGCTGAGCATATAAGGGTTATAGGTAGACTCGTATTCGTAGTACTGAGAGATGGAACCGGTAAAATTCAGCTCGTCGTAAGGGAGAACGTATCCCAAGAAGCTTGGAAGCTTGCTAAGAAAATAAGTATAGAAAGCGCTATTGCGGCTAAAGGCGTCTTGAAAGAGAGTGATGAAGCTCCTGGCAGGCGGGAACTTGTTGTAAGCGAGCTAGTGATGTTGTCAGCGGCGGAACCGCTACCAATAGATATAAGAGAACCGGAAAAGACTATTCTCGCTAAAAGACTGGATTATAGGTACTTGGATTTAAGGAATGATAAGATCAGGATGATATTCGAGATTCAGGCTGATGTAGCAGATATTTTCAGGAAAACCCTCAGGGAGAAGGGCTTCACGGAAATATTCACTCCAAAAATCTTGGGAGCTGCAAGCGAAGGAGGAGCAGAGGTCTTCACAGTAATATATTTCAAAAGAGAGGCATTCCTAGCACAAAGCCCCCAGCTTTACAAGCAACTTGGAGTAATTTCTGGTCTGGAAAGAGTCTTCGAAATAGGACCGGTCTTTAGGGCTGAACCCCATCACACACCTAGGCATCTGACGGAATATACGAGCATGGATTACGAGATGGGGTTCATAAATGATTTCAATCAAATCATGGATGTGGCTGAGGCTTTTTTGAAGAACGCTACTACAGAGATTTTACATAAGTATGGTGATCTCATAGAGAAATATTATCCAAATGCTCTCCTAGAGCCTGTGAAAGAGATACCGCGTATGCCTCTGGAAGATGTGCTGGGTATATTGAAAAAGGAGTACGGGAAAAAGTATCCTCCAGGGGAAGATTTAGATACTGAGGGAGAAAGGCTTCTGGGCGAGTTCCTTGAGAAGGAATATGGTTATCATGCTGTTTTCATCACCCGTTATCCCTGGGGTCTGAGGCCCTTCTACACTATGCCATGTACATGTGCGGGAAGCTCTAGTGAAGAATATTGCGATGAGTTAAAGCCTGAGACTCCTACATGTAGCTTTGACTTGATATTTAGAGGTTTAGAAATGACTACAGGTGGTCAAAGGCAACACGGTTACAAGCGTTTGCTGAAGCAGATTGAGAATAAGGGCATTAACCCGGAAGGCTTGTCATGGTATGTTGAAATGTTCAAATATGGTGCTCCTCCTCATGGCGGTGCAGGGACGGGATTGGAGAGAGTTGTAAAGCAGATTCTAGGCCTTCAGAACATTAGGGAGGCTAGGCTTCTACCTAGGGATCCGGAGAGATTAACCCCTTAA
- a CDS encoding Lrp/AsnC ligand binding domain-containing protein, whose protein sequence is MEEQIIAYVLINTEVAKEHEVAEAVKKEFKDNVEDVRVTYGQFDVVVKVKASSLREIDKIITKMRSLKGVLTSLTLIGT, encoded by the coding sequence TTGGAGGAACAGATAATCGCGTATGTTCTAATAAACACTGAAGTGGCAAAGGAACACGAGGTCGCGGAGGCCGTAAAAAAGGAATTTAAGGATAACGTCGAAGATGTCAGGGTGACTTATGGTCAGTTTGACGTTGTAGTTAAGGTGAAGGCTTCTTCTTTGAGGGAAATAGACAAGATCATAACAAAGATGAGGAGTTTAAAGGGAGTACTTACCAGTTTAACCCTTATCGGTACTTAA
- the topA gene encoding DNA topoisomerase I: MVRKQTSHRTNSNSCKLKPGYTLVIAEKPKAASRIALALNAGKKCYYGRASYYIDQSRRIVIASAAGHLYGLYTKKSGYPVFTYEWIPIHEYERGTYYLKPYYNLLSRLTRDAGLYVNACDYDIEGSVIGYMVIAKMGDPNRAKRMKYSTLTQAELRVAWRKLVPLDTDMVEAGIARHEVDWLWGINISRALMDLAKRTTGRRIILSAGRVQSPTLVKAYQDWMERRLYVPDPVFEVIVFLEKDGVKFNAKLIGDPETRKEALMIAEQIGRDGKLQVLYVERKPYERKPPPPFNLPDLQAEASRIYGYSPSETQKLAEDLYLAATISYPRTNSQKLPATIGYRNIIGKLGSIYKYKDFTKSLLSRDKLYPRQGPKEDPAHPAIYPTGYISGDLTPRHYRIHDLIVRRFLATFSDNALLVRTDSTLTDIHGRYKFQATGTSVVRPGWMEIYIFSRPEEKPIPPLSVGELVDVMDVKMKTVWPKPTDPPIRKINLVKWMEKVGIGTEATRARIVDTLYRRGYLKRGGMEDEVTNLGVGVARLVMNAFPQLSTPDLTRKLEEDLESIRIERNTRSKVVLETRRIITKLLDSYEDLLESEKANIVAEEAGLRIPKMKCRLCNMPAKTEVNGVPLCDVHYEAYIKLKRRLPSLKYRVESPVDRLLSKIIRVSGRFVADVAKEALRDKKLYTELSA, encoded by the coding sequence ATGGTGAGGAAGCAGACTTCACATCGAACTAACAGTAATAGCTGTAAACTGAAGCCTGGATATACACTTGTTATTGCAGAGAAGCCTAAGGCTGCCAGCCGGATAGCATTAGCACTTAATGCCGGGAAGAAATGCTACTATGGTAGAGCCTCATATTATATAGATCAGTCCAGGCGTATTGTAATTGCTTCAGCTGCCGGACACTTATACGGTTTATACACTAAAAAGAGTGGGTATCCTGTTTTCACATACGAATGGATACCCATACATGAATATGAGAGAGGCACATATTATCTAAAGCCTTATTATAATTTGCTCTCGAGATTAACGAGAGACGCGGGACTATATGTAAATGCTTGCGACTACGACATAGAGGGAAGTGTCATCGGATATATGGTCATAGCCAAAATGGGTGACCCGAATAGAGCTAAACGAATGAAATACTCAACACTGACGCAAGCTGAACTAAGGGTAGCTTGGAGAAAACTTGTACCTCTAGATACGGATATGGTGGAAGCAGGCATTGCAAGACACGAAGTAGACTGGTTATGGGGAATCAATATAAGTAGAGCATTGATGGATCTAGCAAAAAGGACGACTGGACGCCGTATAATACTTAGTGCTGGCAGAGTTCAGAGCCCAACTCTAGTTAAAGCTTATCAAGATTGGATGGAGAGGAGGCTATACGTACCTGATCCCGTCTTCGAAGTCATTGTATTCCTAGAAAAAGACGGGGTGAAATTTAATGCTAAACTCATAGGTGACCCTGAAACTAGGAAGGAAGCATTAATGATAGCTGAACAAATCGGGCGAGACGGTAAGCTCCAGGTCTTATATGTGGAAAGGAAACCATATGAGAGAAAACCTCCTCCCCCGTTTAACCTCCCAGATCTACAGGCGGAAGCTTCGAGAATATACGGGTACAGTCCCAGTGAGACGCAGAAGCTAGCAGAGGATTTGTATTTAGCTGCTACAATAAGTTATCCGAGAACTAACAGCCAGAAACTACCAGCAACGATAGGATATAGAAACATTATAGGTAAGCTTGGATCGATATATAAGTACAAGGATTTCACAAAAAGCCTTCTCTCCAGGGATAAACTATACCCAAGGCAGGGGCCGAAAGAGGACCCAGCTCATCCAGCAATATATCCTACTGGCTATATATCAGGAGACCTCACACCAAGACACTATAGAATACATGATCTTATTGTGAGGCGATTCCTAGCAACATTCAGCGACAACGCTCTCCTAGTGAGAACGGATTCGACATTAACAGATATCCATGGTAGATATAAATTCCAAGCAACTGGTACGAGCGTCGTAAGGCCAGGCTGGATGGAAATATACATCTTTTCCAGACCGGAGGAGAAGCCTATACCGCCGCTATCTGTAGGTGAACTTGTTGATGTAATGGATGTGAAAATGAAAACGGTATGGCCCAAGCCTACTGATCCGCCCATCAGGAAGATTAACCTTGTTAAGTGGATGGAAAAAGTTGGAATAGGAACAGAGGCAACTAGAGCGAGGATAGTTGATACATTATACAGGAGAGGATATCTCAAGAGAGGAGGAATGGAAGACGAAGTGACTAATCTAGGTGTTGGTGTCGCGAGGCTTGTAATGAACGCCTTCCCCCAACTGTCCACGCCTGATCTTACGAGGAAGCTTGAAGAAGACTTAGAATCCATAAGAATTGAGAGGAATACTAGGAGTAAAGTTGTCCTCGAAACTAGGAGAATTATAACTAAACTGCTTGACTCCTATGAGGATCTACTGGAATCAGAAAAGGCTAATATTGTAGCGGAAGAGGCAGGACTAAGGATCCCTAAGATGAAATGCCGGTTATGTAACATGCCAGCTAAGACCGAGGTCAACGGTGTACCTTTATGTGACGTTCACTATGAGGCATACATAAAGCTCAAGAGAAGGCTTCCATCTCTCAAGTATCGGGTAGAATCTCCAGTTGATAGGTTGCTATCGAAAATCATTAGAGTCTCAGGGAGGTTTGTTGCTGACGTAGCGAAGGAAGCCCTCCGAGATAAAAAGCTTTATACCGAGCTTAGTGCTTGA
- a CDS encoding RimK family alpha-L-glutamate ligase, with translation MTFRIAVIHDTPHMVWSVRQLFRRIIEKGHTPYYLRVTSVPYSLEGGLAIAEDEQVKLDGAIVKGLGDINTAEEAVGKLGLIKSLELSGTVVINPFESLLLSRDKITQLLYLSEGGLPTPETIMTWSVSTALRYLSKWGKAIIKPVIGSLGRGVMLIDDEDRAFYDLSTVLRSGQPIYIQRYIEKPGRDIRVFVVGGKILGGMYRVSMGWKTNIARGAKPVKAELNGELEELALRATRILGLEFAGVDIAEDVNNGSYLVLEVNSAPLWRGFYHATRTDPSEYIVERLLELIKEKVAGMRTSKPGDPARGDDLWLSH, from the coding sequence TTGACGTTTAGAATTGCGGTAATCCATGATACACCGCATATGGTTTGGAGTGTCAGACAATTATTCAGGAGAATAATAGAGAAAGGCCATACTCCATATTACCTCAGGGTTACCTCTGTGCCTTATAGTCTTGAGGGAGGTTTGGCTATTGCAGAAGACGAGCAGGTGAAGCTAGATGGAGCTATAGTGAAGGGTCTCGGAGACATTAACACTGCAGAAGAAGCTGTTGGTAAGTTAGGTTTAATTAAAAGCCTGGAACTCTCTGGCACTGTTGTGATAAACCCGTTTGAAAGTCTTCTTTTATCAAGAGACAAAATAACCCAGCTACTATATTTATCCGAGGGAGGCCTTCCCACACCAGAAACTATTATGACTTGGAGTGTGTCAACTGCTCTGAGATACCTATCCAAATGGGGTAAAGCGATAATCAAACCCGTAATAGGAAGCTTGGGCCGTGGTGTTATGCTTATAGACGATGAGGATAGAGCATTCTATGATTTATCAACTGTTCTCAGGAGTGGTCAACCAATATACATTCAAAGATATATTGAGAAGCCGGGTAGAGATATTAGGGTTTTCGTTGTTGGCGGTAAGATCCTTGGAGGTATGTACCGCGTCTCAATGGGATGGAAAACAAATATAGCGAGGGGAGCAAAGCCTGTTAAAGCCGAGTTAAACGGAGAACTAGAGGAGCTAGCTTTGAGGGCAACTAGAATCCTTGGATTAGAATTTGCTGGAGTAGATATTGCCGAGGATGTTAACAATGGATCGTATTTAGTACTTGAAGTCAATAGTGCACCACTATGGAGGGGTTTCTACCATGCTACGAGAACAGACCCTTCCGAGTATATAGTTGAAAGATTACTAGAATTGATTAAAGAGAAGGTAGCGGGGATGAGGACTAGCAAACCGGGCGACCCTGCTAGAGGGGATGATCTCTGGCTCTCTCACTGA
- a CDS encoding ribose-phosphate pyrophosphokinase — MNKKLAVLAGTGDISLCYAQGISETLGLEIYQVDTKVFPDGESYIRLPEISNENIVLIQNLEPPQDKRIWEMLLTLDKLRSTGYHVILVAPYLAYSRQDKEFLKGEAISIALLLRLIRSLGADEFYTIEVHQMNSLKFFTGRAISLDPYPYMAGVLSDKLPHPSEVLVLSPDLGAIDRARRFADAFGSEFDYIVKRRDRITGEIYMEPKSIPVRNRSVVIVDDIISTGGTMAKAAKMLLEQGANNVYAVAAHGLFVGNAVDKLKSNGIKSIFVGDTLPDKEGVKQVQLYPIVSREFKWAKESL, encoded by the coding sequence TTGAACAAAAAATTAGCAGTTCTAGCGGGAACGGGAGACATATCACTTTGCTATGCCCAAGGTATATCAGAAACTTTAGGCCTGGAAATATACCAAGTTGATACCAAAGTCTTCCCCGACGGTGAAAGCTATATACGACTACCTGAAATAAGCAATGAAAACATTGTTCTCATCCAGAACCTAGAGCCTCCGCAGGACAAGCGAATATGGGAAATGCTCCTTACACTTGATAAGCTGCGAAGCACAGGGTACCACGTAATTCTAGTTGCACCATATCTAGCCTATAGCAGGCAGGATAAAGAATTCCTAAAGGGAGAAGCCATCAGCATCGCCCTTCTGCTCAGACTTATAAGGAGCCTAGGGGCAGACGAATTCTATACTATCGAAGTACACCAGATGAATAGCTTGAAATTCTTTACCGGTAGAGCAATTAGCCTAGACCCCTACCCATATATGGCCGGAGTCCTCTCTGACAAACTTCCTCATCCAAGCGAAGTCCTAGTATTATCTCCGGATTTAGGGGCTATAGATAGAGCTAGGAGATTCGCTGACGCCTTTGGATCAGAGTTCGATTACATAGTCAAGAGACGGGATCGGATTACTGGAGAGATATACATGGAACCTAAGAGTATTCCTGTCAGAAATAGGAGTGTCGTAATAGTGGATGATATAATATCAACTGGAGGTACAATGGCGAAGGCTGCAAAAATGCTTCTAGAACAGGGGGCAAACAATGTCTATGCTGTCGCTGCACATGGACTCTTTGTTGGAAATGCTGTAGATAAATTGAAATCCAATGGTATCAAAAGCATATTTGTTGGAGACACTCTTCCAGACAAAGAGGGTGTCAAACAGGTGCAATTATATCCGATTGTTTCCCGGGAGTTTAAATGGGCTAAAGAATCATTGTAG